The genomic region GCCGTCATCCATCCTCAATACCGGACGGAGTTCGAGAACGGCATCGCGGTTGCCTGGCACCGGGTGCCATTCACGCTTGGGTGTAGCGGCCACTGGTCGGAGGAGACCCGCAAGCAGCATTATAGCAATCTATGTGGGATCGACGGGCGCATTTTGCTCGCTGGCGAGCACGCGTCGGCATTGCCGGCTTGGCAGGAGGGCGCAATCCTCTCCTCACTTGATGCCATCGCGCGGCTGCATGAGCGGGTGGTCAAGCCATGAGGCGAAGATGCGTCGGCGCTTTAAGCATGTCATCTTCGCAGCCATAGCGGCGCTGTTGTTGCGGTCGTCGCATCCCCTGCTCGAGCAAAACGATCCCAAGGCGCCAAAAACCTACTATTTTTCCTCCAGCGATCGCTTTGGCGAGACGACTGGCGAGCAGCTATATATTAATGTGTGCCGCGGTTGCCACATGATCGATGCGATGGGGGCGAGCGGTGCCGCCAGCTATCCGTCGCTAGTCGCCAACCGCAATCTCGACGCGAGCTTTTATGCGATCGATGTCGTCCTCAACGGCCGCCGCGGTATGCCCTCCTTCGGCGGAATGATGGACGACGACCAGATCGCGGCAGTCGTGAACTACCTCCGCACCCATTTCGGAAACAGCTACTCTGATGCAGTCATGGCAAGTGACGTGCAAGCGGCGCGAAGGTGAGGCGGAAAGAGAACGATAAAGCGACGTTCTCCCGCTCGCGGGTACTGAGAGGGCTAGCCGTCAGAGACCAGTCGACCAGATTCGGGAGCGGATTGTGGCTGCTTCTTGCAAACCGTCATTCGGCTCACACGGCCCCCTCTGGAACCTTCGCTAGAATCCAGGGCCCAGTTTTGCGCAGGACGTAAGTCGGGCAGACCATTCAGAAGCACCGGCCACTACGACGTTCACTATGGGGGGCTGGGGTTCCAACGTCTTCATAGCCGAGTGGCGGACCAACTACGCCGCGGCTGTTGGCTAGTCTGCTCCGGGAACCTTGAGCCAGAGTGAAAGCCTTGCAGCTATGATCGCCGTGGGAGGAGCAAGGCCATTAAACCTCGAAATTCTCGAATCTGTAGATCCCCCGTCGCCTTTACAGCAGGCGGGATATCAGATTTCAGTTGCGGAGATCCGCCGCACCTTCGGAATCTGCGGCACGACGCGTCGGCTGGATAAAATATAATAGCCGCCGACGGACAGCACGGGATTGAAGCAGATCGAACACAACAGCAAGTTGAAGAAGCTGTGGGAACTGCGCCTCCGGAAGGAGTGCTGAGGACGAGTCCGCCGAATTCATGGACCGCGCTCTGAGGCTTCATCCTCACGGGATTTCGAGATGGTCTTCGAAGGACTGCAGCAGTCTCTCGGCGGCAGCTTGAAACGCCGAACAACGTCAGCAGAGCTATAAAGCCGACGAGCCGAGAAGGTGGAAAGGTTCTTTCCTATACCGATCCTCGCCTGCGCATACGTGTGGTCGGTTCCGGTTTATGAAAAGGCCCTCCTTTCCCCATCTGCGGGATGTTAGTGAGAGAGGCCGAACCACGGAAGCGCAAGCTGGTCCACAAGGGCCGCAAGGTGCGCCTTTGAGCGACCGCCCCCATCCGGGGCGGTCGCTGCCGAACCGTGACCGTGACGAATGCTGCGGATATGCTGGCAAGCTTTCAGTCGCGGGAAGCCTCATTGCAGGGACCACGACTCCGTGAGCCTACGGCGTGACGTTCAGTCGCCTCAATCGGACTGCCGCTCCAACTCGTCAATTCCGCAAGAATTCGAGCCTTAATCCGTGCAGCGAAACCGCGGCATCGCCGTACAGCAGCAACATGCCCTGCTGTTTTCAACGAATTCCTGCCCGTGCCACCAGAAACGCGCGTCATTCACGCTGGTCCGAACTGGCGGCAAAATCGTGTTACTTCCGTGCTGGTGAACTTGCGTTGCAACGAAGGGCGCGAGCAGATCCTCGATGCTCGAAACCTCACCGTTCTTGACCACACGCCTGACATTTGCGGCATCCTCGATATGCAGCAGCGGATTTCCATCGACGAGGACGATGTCGGCAAGGGCCCCCTTGGCAATCGTCCCCAAGGGTTGGCCCAGAAATTCGCCAGGATAGCGGGTTGCCGTCAACAGCGCTTCATATGGACTCACACCATAGCGAACCATCGCCTGCAGATTGAGATGTAAGCTGATGGCAGGGAAATCGATCGGTGCGTCGGTCCCAGTGATGATTCGGGCGCCATCGCGCAACAGCCTCTTGACTTGCGCGACATTGCGTTCGAGTTCGGCCATCGTGGTCAGCCCATTTGGACCTGCCATCAGTCTAGCACGTTCTTTGAGTCGCGCATACTCCCACGCGGGATAAAACGTTTTAATCCGGACGTCATCGATCCACGAACGATTCTCGCCCAGCAATGCGTTTGCGGTGAAGATGGTCGGCGTACACGCGATGCCGCTCTGCACGAATATCTCGATGACGTCCTGATAGGCGACTCCCAATCGACTCATGGTTCGCGAGTAACCGAGCCGGCTGGTGGCGCCAAGATGCTCCATCCCGTCGGCGCCGAAAGCCGCGGCGGGATACTGGTAGTGCGACGTGACATGCAGACCGCGGGCATGCGCCCAGGCAATGACATCGCGTTGCGTCTCGGGCGCCAATCGGACATAGGTTTTGACGAGATCGTACGACAAGGCTTCCGCGCGTTGCAACTCGAGGGCGATCTGTCCCTGCTCGGTGACCGGGCGCATGAAATTGTAGAATATCCTGGACCCGTCGATCGCCTCCCCCGTCGCAAAATGACGCGGACCCACCCGTGCCCCGGAGTCGATGGATTCCCTGTCCTCCACCATGTGATAAGCGGGCGAGCCGACGGAGCGGGTCGTCGTGATCCCCAGAGAAAGCCACAACCGGCCTTGCCGGTCGCCATATGAATAGCCCTGCATTTGGCGATGGGTGTGCATGTCCATCAACCCAGGCATGGCTGTGGACCGAGGAGCATCGACGATTTTGGCGTCGCCATAAGCATCGCCGCTCTGGGACACAATACCGGTGATCTTGTTGCAGTCGATGAGGATGTCGACATTCTCCCGAAGGTCCGGACTGCGGCCATCCCATAAGCGTGCGACGCGGAGTACTGTCCGGCCCGCGGGTTTGGCCATTGCCCAATGCAACGAAAGCGGCACGCTTTGCGGCTCTCCCCCGTCGGCCGCAAGCAACCGCAAACTTCCATTACATAGATAAAGCAAGGTTTTGGAGTCACCGCTCCACGTCGGCGCGTCCGTAACCTCCGCATTGATCACACGTGGCGGGCCGGTCAGCCTGCATCGGGCATTGACCGGAGCGATCCACAGCAGACTGGCCAGCACGAAAGCGACCTTCGTCCCGTCAGGTGACCACACAGGTCCGTCGTCGCCGCGCGTACTGAGTGATCGGTGTGGAAGAGCGGACTGGTATTCGACCTCACCGGTTATCCGATCGACGGTCAGGATTTCACTCAGCCCCTCTCGATAGCTAGTAGAGTAAGGTTTGAATGCTGCAAGGGCGATTGTCCGCCCATCAGGCCCCCAACTTGGCCTGCCCGGTTCCCATAAAGGACCATAGACTTTCTGAACAGTGCCGCTCTCGATCTCAATCGTATAAAGGTTGCCGGCCTGATCCAAAAAAGCGATCAATCTGCCGTCCTGCGACCATGAACCGGATAACGCAGCATCGGACAAGTGTGTGAGTTGGCGATCCTCGCCGGTGCGCAGGTCGCGCAACCAGATATCTAGCTTGCCGCCGCGGTCACTTGAATAAGACAGCCAGTGCCCGTCAGGCGACCATGCCGGATCGGATTTATGGAATCCGTCGCCGCAAACGCGGCGCGGCCGGTCTCCTATCGTCATCGTCCAGATATCGTTGAGAGCGCGGAACGCGATATTGCGGGCATCGGGCGACAAGGCCGGGCTGCCGATTCCGAGGACCGGGCGTGATGCGACCGAATCGAAGTCCCGGCGCACTTTCTTGTACTTCGGCTTGACGATTGGAAGCTGCGCGGAGAACTCAATAACGGAAGACTGCATGGTTTTCAGGGCGCGCCGCTGGATCTTGCCCCCCGACGTGTATACGAACTCGCCAGTCGGCAACCACGACGCCCGAAAAGGAAAAATGTCTTCGCCTTGCACGATAATACCGCGGGGCCCATGCAACTGCGCCGCCCCCTTGTTCAGGATAAGGTAGATGAGATCCCCGTCGGGAGACCAGGAGGGAGCGTGGATCTCCTTTTGTTTGAGAATGTCTGTTGAGCTGTGAACGGAGACAAGAGTGGTCCGGTTACCCAACTCGTCCATCACCTCCAGTAATGACCGGTTGGTGACGAACGCAATCGTTCGTCCGTCTGGGGACCAGGCCGGGTCGGTCTCCTCGCTCGCGGAATCAACCAACGATTCCACCGCGCCCGTATCCCGGTCAAAAGCGTAGATGCCGTAGCCCATGCCGCGATCCGACGAGAATGCGATGCGTCGACCATCCGGAGAGTAGCTTGGCTCACGATGATCGTGCGGACCACGCGTAAGCTGCCTCAACGCGGTCCCATCGGCAGAGATTGTCCAGAGATGCCAGTTTCCGTCGCGATAGCACTGAAAAACGATCTCCTTCCCGTCTGGACACCAGTGCGGTTGCGCGACCTCGCCGAAATCATCAGTCAACCGCCGCGCGACGCCGCCCTCGATGCCAACAAGCCAGAGGCTCCCGGCCAGGTCGAATGCGATCTTACGCCCGTCCGGCGAAACGGCAGCAGAGATGTTCGTTCCCTCGGCAACGGTCGCGTAGTGTTCGGCCCTAGAATGGAACGTGGGGACTAGAGAAGCGCCATAAGGGGCCAGCATCGCACCGCCCCCCATCAACAATAATTTACGACGACTGATAGCGCGCCGCGAGTTTATCGTCATTACACAACAACCTTCTTCCTGGTGTGCCGTTCTATCGTGGCTTTGAATGGACTACTGCGCCCCAAGAGCTTTAGTCGTTCGGCATCAACGAAGACGGGAGGCAGCCACATCTCTCGGAGCTTTCGCCCCTGATGACATTCGATGGCTGGGGCGGCTCCAAGAAGCACCCGTATTGCTCACGCTGCTCTTCGGCAAAATACCACCGCTTCCGATCAGGTGAGCGCGAAACAATTGGCCAAGTGCTCTGGGCTCCTCTGGCATAGAACTTCTCCTGCGTTTGTTGCGCCCAGGCCAAGCAGATATCGGGCCAGTCCACTTCCCAATGACGCTGCCGGACGTTTTCTATAGAATGTCAGCCTCTCTAAATACCAGGATCCCCCAAACGTTATGACAACAGGTCGCCAGGCCTCGCCAACGCGCGCACTCGTCCAACGCATCAGTTCAGCGTCATACGTGTCACCCAAGCCTGCGTGTTCGCTCCCCCTGTTGGCACCACGTAGTTGCTTAACGGTTACGTGGCCGTCATCCCTTGCCTGCCTGTTGCAGATCCATGGCGACGCGCACAATTAGCCGTCAGTCAACTACCGACCGAAACAGTTGATACAAGACACAGCAATATGCGATGCGCTTGTTGCGACTATCGGTTGCCGGGACAACCTGCCCGTAAGGAGGCCCCTTCCTGATGGCCATAGAGCGGCGACTTCGACCGATTGGGCGAAACTGGCCGCACTCACGAAAGAGGTTAGGACGCTTTGGAATGGGACCACGCCGTAAGATGATCATCGCTGCAGGTGAATCGCTGCACGCAGGCCGCTGTAACGGCGGCAGGGGCCACCGGGTCCTTAGTTTCGCCGACCGCCGAAGCGCACTGATAATGCCCCCAATTTGGAGATGCTGGTCCAGTGTCTAGCAAGCTCACCCGCGATGAAAAAAACACGCAAAGATTTGCACTCGGGTGAAGAGCAGAGCACAATTTCACATTCCTGGACAGAAAATGAAGTTGGGTGAAATTCCTTCGCGCATCCCTGCGGCGGGCAGGGTCCTTCTTGGCAGGAATCGCCAAGGCACCTGGGTTGCTCGCGACCAGAATGGCAGTTTTGGCGGAGTGTTCGTGAACCGCGCCCAAGCATTAAAATACGCGCGCAGCATTGGTCAAGTTTCAGGAGGTATTGTCGAGCTGGCGGAAGAGATCGAGCTCGACATCTTCTAATCCTTCAACCCGTTTGCGCTCATAACGATTTGAGTCCGGTCCGACGAGAAACAAAGTGTGCCTAGGGTTTGGCCATGTTGAACGCTTTGGCCGATGAAGAGAACCGCGGCATGAGAGGTTTTAGCGAAGAGCAGCTCCTATCGGGAGCTTGAGGCCGGCGTTTCGGTTGCCGATCTGTGCGGCTGACCTTGCCCGTTGGGCTTAATCCACTTTGAAGTTCGTCTGGCCCAAGACGAGGACCAGAGCATGGAGCGCAAGCGGTTTACGGAAGAACAGATCATGGGGATTTTGAAGGAGCACGAGACCGGGGTCTCGGTCGCCGATCTCTGCCGCAAGCATGGTGTTAGCGATGCCAGTATCTACAAATGGAAGGCTAAACTCGGTGGGATGCACATCTCCGAGGCCAAGCGGCTGCGGTCGCTCGAGGACGAGAACACGAAGCTCGAGCGGCTGCTGGCTGACGCCACGCTTGATAATGCAGCGCTGGAGGATCTCTTGGGAAAGAAGTGGCGACGCCCGCGGGGAAGCGGAAAGCTGTCGCCCATCTGGTGGATGCCCAAGGCGGGCGCGTAAGGCCATCGGCTGCTGCCGCATGAAGATATCAGACGACCCGGGCTGACGATGCGAGCATTCGCCAGCGCATGAGGGTGATTACCAGGAGCGCCGCCGCTTCGGCTATCGGCGGCTGCATGTTCTGCTCAGGCGGGAGGGGTATCTGGTCAACCATAAGAAGCTCTTCTCTTTCGGGAAGAGAAGCTGACGGTGCGCCGCCGCGGCGACCGCAAGCGGGCGATCGGGACCAGGGCGCCGATGCTGATTCCGATGATGCCGAACGACCGGTGGTCACTCGACTTTGTGTCGGACCAACTGACCTGCGGCCGCCGCTTCTGCATCCTGACCGTCGTCGATGATTGTACCCGCGAGTGCCTGGCACTGGTGGCCGACACCTCGCTCTCCGGCATCCGCGTGGCGCGGGAACTGGACCGGCTGATGATCGAGCGTGGCAACCTCAGCATGGGTCAGCGACAACGGCAGCGAGCTCACCAGCCACGCCATTCTGGCATAAGCAGACCAGAGCGGTCGCGTGGCAGTACATCGCACCGGGCAAGCCATGCAGAACGCCTTCATCGAGAGCTTCATGTATAGACGCCCCGCGGGCGCAAGAGATTTCGACAGCGTTTTGGAGATCGGTCGGGTGCGTTCATGTATACGGCCTGTCATTGCGACCGATAACTTGGCCGCTGGCCCTGATGGCGATCGCGGATCGAGGCCTCATCAACGGGTCGCGCTTGTTGCGCTTAAAGCTCTTCGGGCTTTCTCGATCCCCAGCGCCGCCGGTTTCCATCATGCTGCCGTTTGCCCTCACATCTTAAAGTGGCCAGCCTGCTAAGCAGTTCATCCAGCAGCCTTAGCCCGATAGAACTCACCGGTCGTCATCATCGCCCAGATGATCCGAGCCAACTTGTTGGCGACGGCGATAGCGACGACCATGGGCCGACGCCGTTCGAGCAGATCTTCGATCCAGCCACCTCCGACGCGGGACCGTGCCTTTGGATACCGAACGACGTTGCGCGCCCCGATGACAAGCAAGTGCCGGAGATAGGAACGCCCTGCTATGCGGCCGAGCCGGTCCTTCCCGACGGTGGAATTCTGCTTAGGCGTCAGGCCCAGCCAAGCCGCGAATCCTTGCCCGGAGCGGAACATGGTCGGGTCCGGCACCGTCGCGGCGACGGCCGTGGCCGTTATGGGACCAACGCCGGGAATCGAGGACGGCAGCCTCGCCATCGGATTTACTCTCTGGATCTGAGCCAGCTCACGCTCGATAACGTCGACCTGCCGGTCCAATTCCTTCAGTTGGTTCACAGGAACAGCCAGGGACATACGGGCAGTGGCAGGTAGCGCGAGTTCCTCGTCATCCAACAAATCCACTAGACCATCCACCCTTTGCCGGCCCTGTCCAACAATGATTCCGAACTCCGCAAAGTGAGCTCGAATAGCGCAGGCCGTCATGGTTCTCTGGCCGACCAGCAGGCCTCTTGCACGGTGAACCATCAAGAAGCCTTGGTTCTCAACGCTTTTGATGGGAACAAACCTCATATTCGGGCGGCTAACTGCTTCACAGATTGCGGCGGCATCAGCGGCATCGTTCTTTGCTCCCCGCCGCACATAGGGCTTCACATATGCTGGCGGTATTAATCTCACATCATGTCCAAACCGTTGAATCTCGCGCGCCCAGTAAGGGCGGTGGCGCAAGCCTCTATCCCAACCAGGCGGGGCCGCGATCTCACCGCGCCGGAGGCGTTGGCGGCTGGTCACTCGACCTTGAGCGTCAACCGCATGAACGTGAAATACGTGCTTCGCGATATCCAAGCCAATTGTCACGGGTTCCATGATGATTGCTCCTGTTAAGACAGATATCGCCAGCATAGCGCCGGCGCCGAGGGAGCGGGGCCGTCTTCCCCATCAACGGTCGGCTGCGGGTTGAGCTGTTGAACGAGACGTTGTTCACGTCACTGGCACAAGCCCGCGTCGCGCTTGGATGCTGGCGCGCCGACTACAACGATACGCGACCGCACTCGCAGCTCGGATGGAGAACCCCGTCCGAGTTCGCGATGACCTGCCACCCGCGCCGGGATCTGGCGCTGCGCTATGCCGAAGGCTCCGCGCCAGCTCCCGTCGCTCCCACCGCCCAACACGGCAAATCCAGTGACGTGCCCCCGCCAAATGAGGCCAGTTTGAACTGAATTTTCCAATATCATCCCCTGACGGGGACGAGGAGAGTTCCATGAAAGATCGAAGTTTTCAGAGGCGCAGATCGCATTTGTTTTGAAGCAAGCTGAAGATGGCTCGGCAGTGGCAGAGGTCTGCCCTAAGGCCGGGATTGACAAGGCGACGTTCTACAATTGGCGCAAGAAGTATGCTGGCCTGTTGCCCTCAGAGATGAAGCGGCTGCTTCAGCTCGAGGAAGAGAACAGCAAGCTGAAGCGGATTGTCGCCGACCTGTCGTTGGACAAGGCCATGCTTCAGGATGTGCTCTCAAAAAAGCTCTGAGGCCTGGCCGCAAGCGCGAGCTTGTCGACAAGGTGCGAAGTGACTGGAAGGTGTCAGTCAGGCGGGCCTGCTCCACGCTTCGGGTTGATCGCGCTCTTTACGTCTACAAGTCGAAGCGCGGCGACCAGGCCGCTCTCAAACACCGGATCAAGGACATCTGCGCGACGCGCGTGAGATACGGCTATCGACGCATTCATGTGCTGCTGCAACGGGAGGGCTGGGCCGTTAACGTCAAACGGGTCTATCGCCTGTACCGGGAATTGAGCCTGCAATTACGCAACAAACCGCCCAAGCGCC from Bradyrhizobium lupini harbors:
- a CDS encoding amidohydrolase family protein, producing MLAPYGASLVPTFHSRAEHYATVAEGTNISAAVSPDGRKIAFDLAGSLWLVGIEGGVARRLTDDFGEVAQPHWCPDGKEIVFQCYRDGNWHLWTISADGTALRQLTRGPHDHREPSYSPDGRRIAFSSDRGMGYGIYAFDRDTGAVESLVDSASEETDPAWSPDGRTIAFVTNRSLLEVMDELGNRTTLVSVHSSTDILKQKEIHAPSWSPDGDLIYLILNKGAAQLHGPRGIIVQGEDIFPFRASWLPTGEFVYTSGGKIQRRALKTMQSSVIEFSAQLPIVKPKYKKVRRDFDSVASRPVLGIGSPALSPDARNIAFRALNDIWTMTIGDRPRRVCGDGFHKSDPAWSPDGHWLSYSSDRGGKLDIWLRDLRTGEDRQLTHLSDAALSGSWSQDGRLIAFLDQAGNLYTIEIESGTVQKVYGPLWEPGRPSWGPDGRTIALAAFKPYSTSYREGLSEILTVDRITGEVEYQSALPHRSLSTRGDDGPVWSPDGTKVAFVLASLLWIAPVNARCRLTGPPRVINAEVTDAPTWSGDSKTLLYLCNGSLRLLAADGGEPQSVPLSLHWAMAKPAGRTVLRVARLWDGRSPDLRENVDILIDCNKITGIVSQSGDAYGDAKIVDAPRSTAMPGLMDMHTHRQMQGYSYGDRQGRLWLSLGITTTRSVGSPAYHMVEDRESIDSGARVGPRHFATGEAIDGSRIFYNFMRPVTEQGQIALELQRAEALSYDLVKTYVRLAPETQRDVIAWAHARGLHVTSHYQYPAAAFGADGMEHLGATSRLGYSRTMSRLGVAYQDVIEIFVQSGIACTPTIFTANALLGENRSWIDDVRIKTFYPAWEYARLKERARLMAGPNGLTTMAELERNVAQVKRLLRDGARIITGTDAPIDFPAISLHLNLQAMVRYGVSPYEALLTATRYPGEFLGQPLGTIAKGALADIVLVDGNPLLHIEDAANVRRVVKNGEVSSIEDLLAPFVATQVHQHGSNTILPPVRTSVNDARFWWHGQEFVENSRACCCCTAMPRFRCTD
- a CDS encoding IS110 family transposase translates to MMEPVTIGLDIAKHVFHVHAVDAQGRVTSRQRLRRGEIAAPPGWDRGLRHRPYWAREIQRFGHDVRLIPPAYVKPYVRRGAKNDAADAAAICEAVSRPNMRFVPIKSVENQGFLMVHRARGLLVGQRTMTACAIRAHFAEFGIIVGQGRQRVDGLVDLLDDEELALPATARMSLAVPVNQLKELDRQVDVIERELAQIQRVNPMARLPSSIPGVGPITATAVAATVPDPTMFRSGQGFAAWLGLTPKQNSTVGKDRLGRIAGRSYLRHLLVIGARNVVRYPKARSRVGGGWIEDLLERRRPMVVAIAVANKLARIIWAMMTTGEFYRAKAAG
- a CDS encoding cytochrome c, whose amino-acid sequence is MRRRFKHVIFAAIAALLLRSSHPLLEQNDPKAPKTYYFSSSDRFGETTGEQLYINVCRGCHMIDAMGASGAASYPSLVANRNLDASFYAIDVVLNGRRGMPSFGGMMDDDQIAAVVNYLRTHFGNSYSDAVMASDVQAARR